In one Zobellia galactanivorans genomic region, the following are encoded:
- a CDS encoding sigma 54-interacting transcriptional regulator: MENIQAIKQRFELIGNDPKLNRAIEKAIQVAPTDISVLVTGESGVGKEAIPKIIHSLSHRKHAKYIAVNCGAIPEGTIDSELFGHEKGAFTGATQTRSGYFEVADGGTIFLDEVGELPLTTQVRLLRVLENGEFLKVGSSQVQKTNVRIVAATNVNMLDAIKKEKFREDLYYRLSTVEINIPPLRERQGDIHLLFRKFASDFGQKYKMPTIRLDDDAVDLLLKYRWPGNIRQLRNIAEQISVLEESRNVSWETLNGYLPNASSSNLPAVIGQKKSESDFSNEREILYKVLFDMKSDLNDLKKLTLELMKNSDGEKVQEENEGLIKKIYGDNGEEVEEDERTPLEVLHLPESRMEKHTPKPVMEDKYHFAEEIQEEETLSLQEKEVELIKKSLERNRGKRKAAAAELGISERTLYRKIKQYDL, from the coding sequence ATGGAGAACATACAAGCCATAAAACAACGATTTGAGCTTATTGGCAACGACCCCAAGCTCAACCGTGCCATAGAGAAGGCCATTCAAGTGGCCCCGACCGATATTTCCGTTTTGGTAACGGGCGAAAGTGGTGTGGGTAAAGAGGCCATTCCGAAAATAATCCATTCCCTTTCCCATAGAAAGCACGCAAAGTACATTGCGGTAAACTGTGGGGCCATACCCGAGGGCACGATCGACAGTGAACTCTTTGGACACGAAAAAGGGGCCTTTACCGGTGCCACCCAAACCCGAAGCGGTTATTTTGAAGTTGCCGACGGGGGAACGATCTTTTTGGACGAGGTGGGCGAATTGCCGCTAACCACCCAAGTAAGGTTACTTCGCGTTTTAGAAAACGGCGAATTCCTAAAAGTGGGTTCTTCCCAGGTTCAAAAGACCAATGTGCGTATTGTAGCGGCCACGAACGTGAATATGCTCGATGCCATAAAAAAGGAAAAATTCAGGGAAGACCTATATTACAGGTTGAGCACGGTTGAAATCAATATTCCTCCTTTGCGCGAGCGACAGGGCGACATTCATTTGCTTTTTAGAAAATTCGCCTCCGATTTCGGACAGAAGTACAAAATGCCCACCATACGCCTAGACGACGATGCCGTAGATCTTTTGTTAAAATACCGCTGGCCCGGAAACATCCGCCAACTAAGAAACATAGCCGAACAGATTTCGGTACTCGAAGAAAGCAGAAATGTATCGTGGGAAACCCTCAACGGTTACTTACCCAATGCCAGTAGCTCAAACCTACCCGCGGTCATAGGCCAAAAAAAATCGGAAAGCGACTTTAGCAACGAAAGGGAAATTCTCTACAAGGTCTTGTTCGACATGAAAAGTGACCTTAACGACCTGAAGAAACTCACCTTGGAGCTGATGAAGAACAGCGATGGTGAAAAGGTACAAGAGGAAAACGAAGGCCTTATCAAAAAAATCTATGGCGACAATGGCGAAGAAGTCGAGGAAGACGAACGCACCCCTTTAGAAGTACTACACTTGCCCGAATCACGAATGGAAAAGCACACTCCCAAGCCCGTGATGGAAGACAAGTATCATTTTGCCGAAGAAATTCAAGAAGAAGAAACCTTATCTTTACAGGAAAAGGAAGTTGAACTTATAAAAAAATCACTGGAACGCAATCGCGGAAAACGCAAGGCGGCCGCCGCCGAACTCGGCATTTCGGAACGCACCCTATACCGTAAAATAAAACAATACGACCTGTAG
- a CDS encoding LptE family protein, which produces MKKNTYTILCLVLCLSLSGCGVYNFTGGNVGTATTFTIPTFQNYATQNPGSTFEPGLERDFTLALQDRILNQTSLDLTSSNGDLLYEGEIVEFRISPMSATAQQTAAQNRLSMAVNVRFYNKTKEDADFEQRFSFFYDYPANSQLSAVKTEALEVIFERITQDIFNASLADW; this is translated from the coding sequence TTGAAAAAAAACACATACACCATACTCTGTTTAGTTCTATGCTTAAGCCTAAGCGGCTGTGGCGTCTATAATTTTACAGGGGGCAACGTGGGTACCGCCACTACTTTTACGATACCCACCTTTCAGAACTACGCCACACAGAACCCCGGCTCTACGTTCGAGCCCGGACTCGAAAGAGACTTTACATTGGCACTTCAAGACCGTATCTTGAACCAGACCAGTCTTGACCTTACATCTTCCAATGGCGACCTGCTTTACGAAGGGGAAATTGTAGAGTTCCGCATTTCGCCCATGAGTGCCACGGCCCAACAGACCGCGGCCCAAAACCGCTTATCGATGGCAGTAAACGTCCGTTTCTATAATAAGACAAAAGAAGATGCCGATTTCGAACAACGTTTTTCGTTTTTCTATGACTACCCGGCCAACTCACAACTCTCTGCGGTAAAGACGGAGGCCTTGGAAGTAATTTTCGAAAGAATCACCCAAGA
- a CDS encoding LVIVD repeat-containing protein — MKKTLGLVWVIAVLAFIGCADDKDDAQGGEYLVATPITADLKQFKEEAVAVTEPVPIKESGKIYAYKDYVFVNDVNRGFHVIDNSNPVNPHAISFIKLEGNYDISIKNDHLYADSYGDLVIMDISDINAVKMVKRMEGAIYQQFWCTVGFDVDWPQADFYDYEGFDASKEAIVGWEVKSQRLSEEELQDKYGVGGPNGDVAFSNTSSETGQGGSLARFKIVDDYLYAVEWSSISVFDISDLSEPKTLEDVYVNGAIETIYNQGDILFIGGTQGMYIYDISSPEKPKYVSEFVHGTACDPVVVDGDYAFVTLRGENSCGNTESGLYIVDVSNLASPELEKFYPLEGPYGIGFKDSWLFVCDGDDGLKVYDKTDVNDLKLVSHFKDIVTYDVIPLEESLLMIGDKVLYQYVYLNDSIRLLSTFDLK, encoded by the coding sequence ATGAAAAAGACCCTAGGTTTAGTATGGGTAATTGCTGTGCTGGCCTTTATCGGCTGTGCCGATGATAAAGACGATGCCCAAGGGGGCGAGTATCTTGTGGCAACACCCATTACTGCCGATTTAAAACAGTTTAAAGAGGAGGCCGTTGCCGTTACCGAGCCTGTGCCCATCAAAGAATCGGGTAAAATCTACGCCTATAAAGATTATGTTTTCGTTAACGATGTAAACCGGGGCTTTCATGTAATCGATAACAGTAATCCCGTAAACCCGCATGCCATTTCGTTTATCAAGTTGGAGGGGAATTATGATATCTCCATCAAAAATGACCACCTATATGCCGATAGTTATGGCGATTTGGTCATTATGGATATTTCGGATATCAATGCAGTTAAGATGGTGAAGCGAATGGAAGGGGCCATCTACCAGCAATTTTGGTGTACCGTAGGTTTTGATGTCGATTGGCCACAGGCCGATTTTTATGATTATGAGGGTTTCGATGCCAGTAAGGAAGCTATTGTTGGATGGGAGGTAAAGTCGCAACGCCTTTCGGAAGAAGAGCTTCAGGATAAATACGGGGTCGGCGGTCCCAATGGCGACGTCGCCTTTAGTAACACTAGTTCCGAGACGGGGCAGGGTGGATCATTGGCGCGGTTTAAGATCGTAGACGATTATCTGTACGCGGTAGAGTGGTCCAGTATCAGTGTCTTTGATATTTCCGATTTGAGTGAACCCAAGACCTTAGAGGATGTTTATGTAAACGGGGCGATCGAGACCATATATAATCAAGGGGATATATTGTTTATAGGAGGTACCCAAGGTATGTATATCTACGATATCTCATCGCCTGAAAAACCGAAGTACGTTTCAGAATTTGTCCATGGCACGGCTTGTGATCCTGTAGTGGTCGATGGCGATTATGCCTTCGTTACCCTAAGGGGCGAAAACTCCTGTGGGAACACCGAGAGCGGACTCTATATCGTTGATGTTTCAAATTTGGCGAGTCCTGAACTGGAGAAATTTTATCCGTTGGAAGGTCCTTATGGTATAGGTTTTAAAGATAGTTGGCTTTTTGTTTGTGATGGGGATGATGGCCTAAAGGTGTATGACAAGACCGATGTAAATGATTTAAAATTGGTAAGCCACTTTAAGGACATTGTGACCTATGATGTGATTCCCCTAGAGGAATCCCTGTTGATGATAGGTGATAAAGTGCTGTATCAATATGTGTATTTGAACGATAGCATTCGATTGCTGAGTACCTTCGATTTGAAGTAA
- the miaB gene encoding tRNA (N6-isopentenyl adenosine(37)-C2)-methylthiotransferase MiaB encodes MEKIIDESLQGTTLTIEDKNANSKKLYIESYGCQMNFSDSEIVASILANEGFNTTQNLKEADLVLVNTCSIREKAELTVRKRLEKFNAIKKDRPHMKVGVLGCMAERLKHQFLEEEKIVDMVVGPDAYKDLPNLIQEIDEGRSAVNVILSKDETYGDVAPVRLNTNGVTAFVSITRGCDNMCTFCVVPFTRGRERSRDPQSIIDEVNDLWSKGFKEITLLGQNVDSYLWYGGGLKKDFEKASDMQKATAVDFSQLLERVALAQPKMRIRFSTSNPQDMTLDVIHTMAKYDNICNYIHLPVQSGSNRILKAMNRLHTREEYFELIDNIRKIIPDCAISQDMITGFPTETEEDHKDTLSLMEYVKYDYGFMFAYSERPGTLAERKMEDDVPEEIKKRRLSEIIALQRQHCQERTEQHLGKVQEVLIEGTSKKSDEHFMGRNSQNTVAVFPKENYKVGDFVMVRMDDCTSATLIGEAVGYSENN; translated from the coding sequence ATGGAGAAAATTATAGACGAATCGCTTCAGGGAACTACCCTGACCATTGAAGATAAAAACGCCAATAGCAAAAAACTCTATATTGAAAGCTATGGGTGTCAGATGAATTTTTCAGATAGTGAAATCGTCGCATCGATATTGGCCAACGAAGGTTTCAATACCACACAAAACCTAAAGGAGGCCGACCTGGTATTGGTAAACACCTGTTCGATACGCGAAAAGGCCGAACTTACCGTTCGCAAGCGATTGGAAAAATTCAATGCCATCAAGAAAGACAGGCCACATATGAAAGTAGGTGTACTGGGCTGTATGGCCGAACGCCTTAAACACCAATTTTTAGAGGAAGAAAAAATAGTGGACATGGTCGTAGGCCCCGATGCCTATAAAGACCTGCCCAATCTGATCCAAGAAATCGACGAAGGCCGTAGTGCCGTAAACGTTATTCTCTCTAAAGACGAAACCTATGGCGATGTTGCCCCGGTGCGGCTCAACACCAACGGAGTAACCGCATTTGTATCGATCACAAGAGGCTGCGACAATATGTGTACGTTTTGCGTGGTTCCCTTTACCCGTGGCCGTGAACGCAGTCGTGACCCGCAGTCTATCATAGACGAGGTCAACGACCTTTGGAGCAAAGGTTTTAAGGAAATTACCTTACTCGGACAAAACGTAGACAGCTACCTATGGTACGGGGGCGGTTTGAAAAAAGATTTCGAAAAAGCATCGGACATGCAAAAGGCCACCGCGGTAGACTTTTCACAATTGCTGGAAAGGGTAGCCTTGGCCCAGCCCAAAATGCGTATTCGTTTTTCAACTTCAAACCCCCAGGACATGACCCTTGACGTCATACATACCATGGCCAAGTACGACAATATCTGCAACTACATCCACCTTCCGGTACAGAGCGGAAGCAACCGCATCTTAAAGGCCATGAACAGGCTGCATACCCGTGAGGAATATTTTGAGCTTATAGACAACATTCGCAAGATCATTCCCGATTGCGCCATTTCACAGGATATGATCACCGGCTTCCCTACGGAAACGGAAGAAGATCACAAAGACACCCTCTCATTGATGGAGTATGTAAAATACGATTACGGCTTCATGTTTGCCTATTCCGAAAGACCGGGAACATTGGCCGAACGCAAAATGGAAGATGACGTTCCCGAGGAAATCAAAAAAAGAAGGCTTTCCGAAATCATCGCCCTTCAAAGACAACATTGCCAAGAGCGCACCGAACAGCATCTTGGTAAGGTTCAAGAGGTGTTGATCGAAGGCACTTCCAAGAAATCGGACGAGCATTTCATGGGCCGAAACTCACAGAACACCGTTGCAGTTTTCCCTAAAGAAAATTATAAAGTAGGTGATTTTGTCATGGTACGAATGGACGATTGTACCTCGGCCACCCTCATTGGAGAGGCCGTGGGATATTCAGAAAACAACTAA